The following coding sequences lie in one Phragmites australis chromosome 8, lpPhrAust1.1, whole genome shotgun sequence genomic window:
- the LOC133926863 gene encoding berberine bridge enzyme-like Cyn d 4 — MARTPRILHLLLTLCILSSSSISISSAPSATDAFLGCLAAAGIPPRLLHTPASPSYAALLLSSVRNLRYVAPGTTRPLAIVAAAKPAHAQAAVRCGRCHGVRVRVRSGGHDYEGLSYASLDRRERFAVLDLGALRDVRIDAARAESWAGSGATLGELYYAVGAASRALAFPAGVCPTVGVGGHLSGGGFGSLMRRNGLAADNVLDALIVDADGRLLNRTTMGEDLFWAIRGGGGESFGVVLSWKLRLVSVPETVTVFTVRRSRNQSATDLITKWQEIAPALPWDLILRVVVQNQHAQFEALFLGRCSRLLRLMRAHFPDLGVTQPDCEEISWIQSTVYFAFSSSSKPLELLLDRGEPDRYVKAKSDYVQEPIPRHVWERTWSWLEKPEAGLLILDPYGGRMGSISPSATPFPHRKGNLYNLQYYSFWFENGTSALEKRMSWVRGLYEEMEPFVSKNPRTGYVNYRDLDLGTNEMEGNVTSYAKARVWGEKYFKGNFERLAAVKAMVDPDDFFRNEQSIPPHPAAKGWSSD; from the coding sequence ATGGCAAGAACACCAAGAATCTTACATCTGCTCCTCACCCTTTGCATCCTCTCCAGCAGCAGCATCTCCATCTCCTCAGCTCCCAGCGCGACCGATGCGTTCCTCGgctgcctcgccgccgccggcatcCCGCCGCGCCTCCTCCACACCCCGGCGTCCCCGTCCTACGCCGCGCTCCTGCTCTCCTCCGTCCGTAATCTCCGCTACGTCGCACCGGGCACCACGCGGCCGCTCGCCATCGTCGCGGCCGCCAAGCCTGCCCACGCGCAGGCCGCCGTGCGCTGTGGCCGCTGCCACGGCGTCCGCGTCCGCGTGCGCAGCGGCGGCCACGATTACGAGGGCCTCTCCTACGCCTCCCTCGACCGCCGCGAGCGCTTCGCCGTGCTCGACCTCGGCGCGCTCCGCGACGTCCGCATCGACGCCGCGCGCGCCGAatcttgggccgggtcgggcgcCACGCTCGGAGAGCTCTACTACGCCGTCGGCGCCGCCAGCCGCGCGCTCGCGTTCCCCGCGGGGGTCTGCCCCACCGTCGGCGTCGGCGGACACCTCAGCGGCGGCGGGTTCGGCTCGCTGATGCGCAGGAACGGCCTCGCCGCCGACAACGTCCTCGACGCCCTCATCGTGGACGCCGACGGGAGGCTCCTGAACAGAACCACCATGGGGGAGGACCTCTTCTGGGCCatcaggggcggcggcggggagagcTTCGGCGTCGTGCTGTCCTGGAAGCTGCGGCTCGTGAGCGTGCCGGAGACGGTCACTGTGTTCACAGTCCGCCGGTCAAGAAACCAGTCCGCTACCGATCTCATAACCAAGTGGCAAGAAATCGCGCCCGCGCTGCCCTGGGACCTCATCCTCCGAGTGGTCGTGCAGAACCAGCACGCGCAGTTCGAGGCCCTGTTCCTCGGCCGGTGCAGTCGCCTCCTACGCCTCATGCGAGCTCACTTCCCCGATCTTGGAGTGACCCAACCGGACTGCGAGGAGATAAGCTGGATCCAATCCACCGTCTACTTCGCCTTCTCCTCCAGCTCCAAGCCTCTGGAGCTGCTCCTGGACAGGGGCGAGCCGGACAGGTACGTCAAGGCCAAGTCCGACTACGTGCAAGAACCCATCCCACGGCACGTGTGGGAGAGAACATGGTCATGGCTGGAGAAGCCCGAGGCTGGGCTGCTTATCCTGGACCCCTACGGTGGCCGGATGGGCAGCATCTCGCCGTCGGCGACACCCTTCCCGCACCGGAAGGGGAACCTCTACAACCTCCAGTACTACTCGTTCTGGTTTGAGAATGGCACATCGGCATTGGAGAAGCGCATGAGCTGGGTCAGGGGACTGTACGAGGAGATGGAGCCCTTTGTGTCCAAGAACCCAAGAACTGGGTATGTGAACTACAGGGACCTGGATCTTGGGACGAACGAAATGGAGGGCAATGTCACCAGCTACGCGAAGGCTAGAGTTTGGGGAGAGAAGTATTTCAAAGGTAACTTTGAGAGGTTGGCAGCTGTGAAGGCCATGGTGGATCCTGACGATTTCTTCAGGAATGAGCAGAGCATCCCTCCTCATCCTGCTGCAAAGGGGTGGAGCTCCGATTGA